In one Balaenoptera musculus isolate JJ_BM4_2016_0621 chromosome 20, mBalMus1.pri.v3, whole genome shotgun sequence genomic region, the following are encoded:
- the EPN3 gene encoding epsin-3 isoform X1, with protein sequence MTTSALRRQVKNIVHNYSEAEIKVREATSNDPWGPPSSLMSEIADLTFNTVAFAEVMGMLWRRLNDSGKNWRHVYKALTLLDYLLKTGSERVAHQCRENLYTIQTLKDFQYIDRDGKDQGVNVREKVKQVMALLKDEERLRQERTHALKTKERMALEGTGIGSGQLGFSRARGSPSSYNSSSSSPRYTSDLEQARPQTSGEEELQLQLALAMSREEAEKPVPPASHRDEDLQLQLALHLSRQEQEKEVRSWRGDDSPVANGAGAGPHRRRDREPEREETEDEKLKTSQVPPSPEHGCLCPQQSSILDLVDIFAPAPALPSTHCSADPWDIPGLRPNTEPSGSSWGPSADPWSPVRSGSILSQSQPWNLPPMFSSSEPWGRTPAPPAGPPPTDSWAQTSPHHKLPNTGAEPWGASVETSNTPVLDGTSTFDPFAKPPVSTETKEGLECAQALPSGKPSSPVELDLFGDLDPSSKQNGTKEPDAFDLDVLGEALTQPSKDTPARRTPESFLGPSASSLVNLDSLVKAPQAAKTRNPFLTGFSTPSPTNPFGGGDQGRPTLNQMRTGSPALGLAAGGPVGGSMTYSASLPLPLSSVPAGVTLPASVSVFPQARPFTPPSPGSLPQPLLPTSGSAGLLNQPPQASTNPFL encoded by the exons ATGACGACATCAGCGCTGCGGCGCCAGGTGAAGAACATCGTGCACAACTACTCGGAAGCGGAGATCAAGGTGCGCGAGGCCACTAGCAATGACCCGTGGGGCCCGCCCAGCTCGCTCATGTCGGAGATTGCCGATCTGACCTTCAACACGGTGGCCTTTGCCGAGGTCATGGGCATGCTGTGGCGGCGGCTCAATGACAGTGGCAAGAACTGGCGGCACGTGTACAAGGCGCTGACGCTGCTGGACTACCTGCTCAAGACAGGTTCCGAGCGGGTGGCCCACCAGTGCCGGGAGAACCTCTACACCATCCAGACGCTCAAGGACTTCCAGTACATCGACCGCGATGGCAAGGACCAGGGTGTCAACGTGCGCGAGAAGGTCAAGCAGGTGATGGCCCTGCTCAAGGATGAGGAGCGCCTCCGGCAGGAGCGGACCCACGCCCTCAAGACCAAGGAGCGCATGGCGTTGGAGGGCACGGGCATCGGCAGCGGGCAGCTGGGCTTCAGCCGTGCCCGCGGTTCCCCGTCCTCCTACAACT CCTCCTCCTCATCCCCCCGCTACACCTCCGACCTAGAGCAGGCCCGGCCCCAGACGTCAGGAGAAGAGGAGCTGCAGCTGCAGCTGGCCCTGGCCATGAGCCGCGAGGAGGCTGAGAAG CCGGTCCCCCCAGCCTCCCACAGGGACGAGGACCTGCAGCTGCAGCTGGCCCTGCACCTGAGCCGGCAGGAGCAGGAGAAG GAGGTGAGGTCCTGGCGGGGAGATGACTCCCCTGTGGCCAATGGTGCTGGGGCCGGACCCCACCGCCGTCGGGACAGAGAGCCcgaaagagaagagacagaggatGAGAAGCTGAAAACCAGCCAG GTCCCACCCTCTCCTGAGCATGGTTGCCTCTGCCCCCAACAGTCCTCCATCCTGGACTTGGTGGACATCTTCGCACCAGccccggccctgccctccacacacTGTTCTGCGGACCCATGGGACATCCCAG GTCTCAGGCCCAACACAGAGCCCAGTGGCTCGTCCTGGGGGCCTTCGGCAGACCCCTGGTCTCCAGTCCGCTCAGGAAGCATCCTGTCCCAAAGCCAACCCTGGAACTTGCCCCCTATGTTCTCCTCCTCTGAGCCCTGGGGCCGGACCCCAGCGCCACCTGCTGGACCACCCCCCACAGACTCCTGGGCACAGACCTCCCCCCACCACAAACTCCCCAACACTGGGGCCGAGCCCTGGGGGGCCTCGGTGGAGACCTCCAACACACCTG TGCTAGATGGTACCTCGACCTTTGACCCATTCGCCAAGCCTCCAGTATCCACAGAGACCAAGGAGGGGCTAGAGtgtgcccaggccctgccctctgggaAGCCCAGCAGTCCTGTGG AGCTGGACCTGTTTGGAGACCTCGACCCCAGTTCTAAGCAAAATGGCACAAAGGAGCCAGATGCCTTTGACCTGGATGTGCTGGGGGAAGCACTAACCCAGCCCAGCAAGGACACCCCAGCGCGCCGGACCCCTGAGTCCTTCCTGGGCCCCTCGGCCTCCTCCTTGGTCAACCTTGACTCATTAGTCAAGGCGCCCCAGGCGGCAAAGACCCGGAACCCCTTCCTAACAG GTTTCAGCACTCCATCCCCCACCAACCCGTTCGGCGGGGGCGACCAGGGCAGGCCGACCCTGAACCAGATGCGCACCGGGTCGCCGGCGCTGGGCCTGGCGGCCGGTGGGCCGGTCGGCGGCTCCATGACCTACAgcgcctccctgcccctcccgctTAGCAGCGTGCCGGCCGGCGTGACCCTCCCCGCCTCGGTCAGCGTCTTCCCCCAAGCCCGCCCCTTCACGCCGCCGTCCCCCGGGAGCCTGCCGCAGCCACTGCTGCCCACCTCAGGCTCCGCCGGGCTGCTCAACCAACCCCCGCAGGCCAGCACCAACCCTTTTCTCTGA
- the EPN3 gene encoding epsin-3 isoform X2, translating into MTTSALRRQVKNIVHNYSEAEIKVREATSNDPWGPPSSLMSEIADLTFNTVAFAEVMGMLWRRLNDSGKNWRHVYKALTLLDYLLKTGSERVAHQCRENLYTIQTLKDFQYIDRDGKDQGVNVREKVKQVMALLKDEERLRQERTHALKTKERMALEGTGIGSGQLGFSRARGSPSSYNSSSSSPRYTSDLEQARPQTSGEEELQLQLALAMSREEAEKPVPPASHRDEDLQLQLALHLSRQEQEKEVRSWRGDDSPVANGAGAGPHRRRDREPEREETEDEKLKTSQSSILDLVDIFAPAPALPSTHCSADPWDIPGLRPNTEPSGSSWGPSADPWSPVRSGSILSQSQPWNLPPMFSSSEPWGRTPAPPAGPPPTDSWAQTSPHHKLPNTGAEPWGASVETSNTPVLDGTSTFDPFAKPPVSTETKEGLECAQALPSGKPSSPVELDLFGDLDPSSKQNGTKEPDAFDLDVLGEALTQPSKDTPARRTPESFLGPSASSLVNLDSLVKAPQAAKTRNPFLTGFSTPSPTNPFGGGDQGRPTLNQMRTGSPALGLAAGGPVGGSMTYSASLPLPLSSVPAGVTLPASVSVFPQARPFTPPSPGSLPQPLLPTSGSAGLLNQPPQASTNPFL; encoded by the exons ATGACGACATCAGCGCTGCGGCGCCAGGTGAAGAACATCGTGCACAACTACTCGGAAGCGGAGATCAAGGTGCGCGAGGCCACTAGCAATGACCCGTGGGGCCCGCCCAGCTCGCTCATGTCGGAGATTGCCGATCTGACCTTCAACACGGTGGCCTTTGCCGAGGTCATGGGCATGCTGTGGCGGCGGCTCAATGACAGTGGCAAGAACTGGCGGCACGTGTACAAGGCGCTGACGCTGCTGGACTACCTGCTCAAGACAGGTTCCGAGCGGGTGGCCCACCAGTGCCGGGAGAACCTCTACACCATCCAGACGCTCAAGGACTTCCAGTACATCGACCGCGATGGCAAGGACCAGGGTGTCAACGTGCGCGAGAAGGTCAAGCAGGTGATGGCCCTGCTCAAGGATGAGGAGCGCCTCCGGCAGGAGCGGACCCACGCCCTCAAGACCAAGGAGCGCATGGCGTTGGAGGGCACGGGCATCGGCAGCGGGCAGCTGGGCTTCAGCCGTGCCCGCGGTTCCCCGTCCTCCTACAACT CCTCCTCCTCATCCCCCCGCTACACCTCCGACCTAGAGCAGGCCCGGCCCCAGACGTCAGGAGAAGAGGAGCTGCAGCTGCAGCTGGCCCTGGCCATGAGCCGCGAGGAGGCTGAGAAG CCGGTCCCCCCAGCCTCCCACAGGGACGAGGACCTGCAGCTGCAGCTGGCCCTGCACCTGAGCCGGCAGGAGCAGGAGAAG GAGGTGAGGTCCTGGCGGGGAGATGACTCCCCTGTGGCCAATGGTGCTGGGGCCGGACCCCACCGCCGTCGGGACAGAGAGCCcgaaagagaagagacagaggatGAGAAGCTGAAAACCAGCCAG TCCTCCATCCTGGACTTGGTGGACATCTTCGCACCAGccccggccctgccctccacacacTGTTCTGCGGACCCATGGGACATCCCAG GTCTCAGGCCCAACACAGAGCCCAGTGGCTCGTCCTGGGGGCCTTCGGCAGACCCCTGGTCTCCAGTCCGCTCAGGAAGCATCCTGTCCCAAAGCCAACCCTGGAACTTGCCCCCTATGTTCTCCTCCTCTGAGCCCTGGGGCCGGACCCCAGCGCCACCTGCTGGACCACCCCCCACAGACTCCTGGGCACAGACCTCCCCCCACCACAAACTCCCCAACACTGGGGCCGAGCCCTGGGGGGCCTCGGTGGAGACCTCCAACACACCTG TGCTAGATGGTACCTCGACCTTTGACCCATTCGCCAAGCCTCCAGTATCCACAGAGACCAAGGAGGGGCTAGAGtgtgcccaggccctgccctctgggaAGCCCAGCAGTCCTGTGG AGCTGGACCTGTTTGGAGACCTCGACCCCAGTTCTAAGCAAAATGGCACAAAGGAGCCAGATGCCTTTGACCTGGATGTGCTGGGGGAAGCACTAACCCAGCCCAGCAAGGACACCCCAGCGCGCCGGACCCCTGAGTCCTTCCTGGGCCCCTCGGCCTCCTCCTTGGTCAACCTTGACTCATTAGTCAAGGCGCCCCAGGCGGCAAAGACCCGGAACCCCTTCCTAACAG GTTTCAGCACTCCATCCCCCACCAACCCGTTCGGCGGGGGCGACCAGGGCAGGCCGACCCTGAACCAGATGCGCACCGGGTCGCCGGCGCTGGGCCTGGCGGCCGGTGGGCCGGTCGGCGGCTCCATGACCTACAgcgcctccctgcccctcccgctTAGCAGCGTGCCGGCCGGCGTGACCCTCCCCGCCTCGGTCAGCGTCTTCCCCCAAGCCCGCCCCTTCACGCCGCCGTCCCCCGGGAGCCTGCCGCAGCCACTGCTGCCCACCTCAGGCTCCGCCGGGCTGCTCAACCAACCCCCGCAGGCCAGCACCAACCCTTTTCTCTGA
- the EPN3 gene encoding epsin-3 isoform X3, with translation MTTSALRRQVKNIVHNYSEAEIKVREATSNDPWGPPSSLMSEIADLTFNTVAFAEVMGMLWRRLNDSGKNWRHVYKALTLLDYLLKTGSERVAHQCRENLYTIQTLKDFQYIDRDGKDQGVNVREKVKQVMALLKDEERLRQERTHALKTKERMALEGTGIGSGQLGFSRARGSPSSYNSSSSSPRYTSDLEQARPQTSGEEELQLQLALAMSREEAEKEVRSWRGDDSPVANGAGAGPHRRRDREPEREETEDEKLKTSQSSILDLVDIFAPAPALPSTHCSADPWDIPGLRPNTEPSGSSWGPSADPWSPVRSGSILSQSQPWNLPPMFSSSEPWGRTPAPPAGPPPTDSWAQTSPHHKLPNTGAEPWGASVETSNTPVLDGTSTFDPFAKPPVSTETKEGLECAQALPSGKPSSPVELDLFGDLDPSSKQNGTKEPDAFDLDVLGEALTQPSKDTPARRTPESFLGPSASSLVNLDSLVKAPQAAKTRNPFLTGFSTPSPTNPFGGGDQGRPTLNQMRTGSPALGLAAGGPVGGSMTYSASLPLPLSSVPAGVTLPASVSVFPQARPFTPPSPGSLPQPLLPTSGSAGLLNQPPQASTNPFL, from the exons ATGACGACATCAGCGCTGCGGCGCCAGGTGAAGAACATCGTGCACAACTACTCGGAAGCGGAGATCAAGGTGCGCGAGGCCACTAGCAATGACCCGTGGGGCCCGCCCAGCTCGCTCATGTCGGAGATTGCCGATCTGACCTTCAACACGGTGGCCTTTGCCGAGGTCATGGGCATGCTGTGGCGGCGGCTCAATGACAGTGGCAAGAACTGGCGGCACGTGTACAAGGCGCTGACGCTGCTGGACTACCTGCTCAAGACAGGTTCCGAGCGGGTGGCCCACCAGTGCCGGGAGAACCTCTACACCATCCAGACGCTCAAGGACTTCCAGTACATCGACCGCGATGGCAAGGACCAGGGTGTCAACGTGCGCGAGAAGGTCAAGCAGGTGATGGCCCTGCTCAAGGATGAGGAGCGCCTCCGGCAGGAGCGGACCCACGCCCTCAAGACCAAGGAGCGCATGGCGTTGGAGGGCACGGGCATCGGCAGCGGGCAGCTGGGCTTCAGCCGTGCCCGCGGTTCCCCGTCCTCCTACAACT CCTCCTCCTCATCCCCCCGCTACACCTCCGACCTAGAGCAGGCCCGGCCCCAGACGTCAGGAGAAGAGGAGCTGCAGCTGCAGCTGGCCCTGGCCATGAGCCGCGAGGAGGCTGAGAAG GAGGTGAGGTCCTGGCGGGGAGATGACTCCCCTGTGGCCAATGGTGCTGGGGCCGGACCCCACCGCCGTCGGGACAGAGAGCCcgaaagagaagagacagaggatGAGAAGCTGAAAACCAGCCAG TCCTCCATCCTGGACTTGGTGGACATCTTCGCACCAGccccggccctgccctccacacacTGTTCTGCGGACCCATGGGACATCCCAG GTCTCAGGCCCAACACAGAGCCCAGTGGCTCGTCCTGGGGGCCTTCGGCAGACCCCTGGTCTCCAGTCCGCTCAGGAAGCATCCTGTCCCAAAGCCAACCCTGGAACTTGCCCCCTATGTTCTCCTCCTCTGAGCCCTGGGGCCGGACCCCAGCGCCACCTGCTGGACCACCCCCCACAGACTCCTGGGCACAGACCTCCCCCCACCACAAACTCCCCAACACTGGGGCCGAGCCCTGGGGGGCCTCGGTGGAGACCTCCAACACACCTG TGCTAGATGGTACCTCGACCTTTGACCCATTCGCCAAGCCTCCAGTATCCACAGAGACCAAGGAGGGGCTAGAGtgtgcccaggccctgccctctgggaAGCCCAGCAGTCCTGTGG AGCTGGACCTGTTTGGAGACCTCGACCCCAGTTCTAAGCAAAATGGCACAAAGGAGCCAGATGCCTTTGACCTGGATGTGCTGGGGGAAGCACTAACCCAGCCCAGCAAGGACACCCCAGCGCGCCGGACCCCTGAGTCCTTCCTGGGCCCCTCGGCCTCCTCCTTGGTCAACCTTGACTCATTAGTCAAGGCGCCCCAGGCGGCAAAGACCCGGAACCCCTTCCTAACAG GTTTCAGCACTCCATCCCCCACCAACCCGTTCGGCGGGGGCGACCAGGGCAGGCCGACCCTGAACCAGATGCGCACCGGGTCGCCGGCGCTGGGCCTGGCGGCCGGTGGGCCGGTCGGCGGCTCCATGACCTACAgcgcctccctgcccctcccgctTAGCAGCGTGCCGGCCGGCGTGACCCTCCCCGCCTCGGTCAGCGTCTTCCCCCAAGCCCGCCCCTTCACGCCGCCGTCCCCCGGGAGCCTGCCGCAGCCACTGCTGCCCACCTCAGGCTCCGCCGGGCTGCTCAACCAACCCCCGCAGGCCAGCACCAACCCTTTTCTCTGA